In Torulaspora delbrueckii CBS 1146 chromosome 1, complete genome, one genomic interval encodes:
- the ADE8 gene encoding phosphoribosylglycinamide formyltransferase (similar to Saccharomyces cerevisiae ADE8 (YDR408C); ancestral locus Anc_5.508), with translation MGKSRITVLISGSGSNLQALIDAQAEGKLGNAEIVSVISSSKKAYGLTRASNAKIPTKVHSLYPYTRDISKENKEKRAEARVQFEKDLAELVLSDKPDLVVCAGWLLILGPEFLSCAKSVPIINLHPALPGAFDGTTHAIEMAWKKAQEEDKPFTAGCMVHYVIEEVDRGEPLLIKELEIIPGKETLDEYETRVHEAEHVAIVEAVVAALTKI, from the coding sequence ATGGGCAAATCTAGAATTACGGTGCTTATCTCGGGCTCAGGATCCAATTTACAGGCATTGATCGACGCTCAGGCCGAAGGCAAGCTGGGAAATGCAGAGATAGTATCGGTTATATCTTCTAGTAAAAAAGCCTACGGCCTGACGAGGGCTAGTAACGCCAAGATTCCAACCAAAGTACATTCGTTATATCCCTACACAAGAGACATCTCGAAGGAGAACAAGGAGAAGCGTGCAGAGGCAAGAGTTCAATTCGAAAAAGATTTAGCAGAATTAGTGCTCTCCGATAAACCAGACTTGGTCGTCTGTGCGGGATGGCTACTGATCTTGGGTCCCGAGTTTTTGTCCTGTGCTAAGAGCGTGCCAATCATCAACCTACACCCAGCCTTGCCCGGTGCATTCGATGGAACGACTCATGCAATTGAGATGGCCTGGAAGAAAGCACAGGAAGAGGATAAACCATTTACTGCTGGTTGCATGGTGCATTATGTGATCGAAGAAGTGGACCGCGGTGAACCACTGCTTAttaaagaattggaaatTATTCCAGGGAAAGAGACTTTAGATGAGTACGAGACAAGAGTCCACGAAGCTGAGCATGTAGCAATAGTGGAAGCTGTTGTTGCCGCCCTTACCAAGATCTAA
- the TDEL0A03730 gene encoding Siz/PIAS RING finger protein (similar to Saccharomyces cerevisiae SIZ1 (YDR409W) and NFI1 (YOR156C); ancestral locus Anc_5.509) gives MTANAASATGRGLHHEIQEVIVQMETLRVPELKAVCRSLGQTIAGRKAELQERIRSYVRNSCTIGYVDPWRPKTVRLLIDKVKLGETLPSYEDVWMTLRTGVYNHPVATGHQPVSTLQQPAATTVSPGYADHPNPAWPSEVAKSQALRSKVPKQPSLYFKPTPFYKMKKMIPETAQKINITNVRGACVAKFKLTKADWALLESDKKYKLYLLCGELTGTPTTAGEPIQFPHPNEIRFNNVQVKDNVRGLKNKPGTAKPADLTPYLRPSPQMNVLEVVYAFTKSEYYIYCYIVEQVTPEELLAEVLARPKIIKAATLSYIKRCLSEEEDDLITTNTVMTLQCPVSYTRMKYPIKSVMCKHLQCYDALWYICSQMQIPTWQCPVCQISISLKDLAICEYVDEILKNSNEDVEQVDISTDGSWKPLTEEKPVQKETNKSTETTVKKEYNDDDEESDLPLSRLLQGDSRSATPNEPVVISLDSDAEDETTDMGEVNGNDNQQQSGSVPSGPVPSSGSYMDSSTSDSGQTLDPKIREANTPTAATKNHGPQENSINYVNRHQEVPNILGKTPLQNSHSDQDTSLREADPASPTPMSSARNSYYPSVSGSFNNNNEQSSRASDSSLPPHNNTPPVLRRPTDSSANSILGLTGQVVVPPTSENSLPPLLHTNGGNSPNESGTNDTDQPSTDAPKLPPLPPASKLYNRSDRDNSSDTSHSFVYIPPYSRGKRPIVSPFIPKKPYMNHLPQKRQLSSNSQHTINGNNIDNGNGANAQTLGVSVSDAPASSTHSDDFIDLTSD, from the coding sequence ATGACGGCAAACGCAGCAAGTGCTACAGGCAGAGGCCTGCATCATGAAATACAGGAGGTTATTGTACAGATGGAGACTTTAAGGGTACCTGAACTCAAGGCTGTGTGCCGATCACTGGGACAAACGATAGCAGGACGGAAGGCAGAGCTACAGGAACGCATAAGGAGTTATGTGAGGAACTCATGCACTATAGGATATGTGGACCCATGGCGACCCAAGACGGTGCGACTACTGATAGATAAAGTCAAGCTGGGGGAGACTCTGCCTAGTTATGAGGATGTCTGGATGACCCTACGAACTGGCGTTTACAATCACCCAGTTGCTACAGGCCATCAGCCCGTGAGCACACTCCAACAGCCAGCGGCAACCACGGTTTCGCCAGGCTATGCAGATCATCCAAACCCAGCGTGGCCCAGTGAGGTAGCAAAATCACAAGCGCTGAGGTCGAAGGTGCCTAAGCAGCCGTCTTTATACTTCAAACCAACTCCATTCTAtaagatgaagaaaatgatccCAGAGACTGCACAGAAGATCAACATAACGAATGTCAGAGGTGCCTGTGTGGCAAAGTTCAAGCTCACTAAGGCTGACTGGGCTTTGTTGGAGTCTGACAAGAAATACAAGCTATATCTACTGTGTGGGGAGCTCACTGGCACACCGACAACGGCAGGTGAACCGATACAATTTCCTCATCCCAACGAAATACGATTCAATAATGTCCAAGTGAAGGATAACGTGAGGGGACTGAAGAACAAACCTGGAACAGCAAAGCCTGCCGATTTAACTCCATACCTGCGGCCTTCTCCGCAAATGAACGTTTTAGAGGTTGTTTATGCTTTCACTAAAAGTGAGTATTACATATATTGCTACATCGTAGAGCAAGTCACACCAGAAGAATTACTTGCCGAGGTCCTGGCACGTCCAAAGATAATAAAAGCTGCAACTCTGAGCTATATCAAGCGGTGCTTAAGCGAGGAAGAGGACGACCTGATAACGACTAATACAGTCATGACTCTCCAGTGTCCTGTCTCCTACACCCGGATGAAATATCCCATTAAATCCGTAATGTGTAAGCACTTGCAGTGCTACGATGCTCTTTGGTACATTTGTTCGCAGATGCAAATTCCAACGTGGCAGTGCCCTGTTTGCCAGATAAGcatctctttgaaagacttGGCTATATGTGAAtatgttgatgaaattttaaaAAACTCTaatgaagatgttgaacAAGTGGACATATCTACCGACGGTTCATGGAAACCGCTCACGGAAGAGAAGCCAGTCCAGAAGGAAACAAATAAGTCGACAGAAACGacagtgaagaaagaatataacgatgatgatgaagaaagtgacTTGCCCTTATCAAGGCTTCTTCAGGGGGACTCGAGGTCAGCGACACCAAATGAACCAGTAGTGATCTCACTTGATAGTGACGCGGAAGACGAGACAACTGACATGGGTGAGGTCAATGGAAATGACAATCAGCAACAGTCGGGATCTGTGCCTTCCGGTCCTGTACCGTCTAGTGGATCGTACATGGACAGTAGCACCAGTGACTCGGGACAAACtcttgatccaaagatAAGAGAAGCCAATACACCTACAGCGGCAACAAAAAACCATGGCCCTCAAGAGAACAGCATCAATTACGTAAATCGTCATCAAGAGGTTCCTAATATACTAGGAAAAACGCCTCTCCAAAATAGCCATTCAGATCAAGATACATCTTTGCGTGAAGCTGATCCCGCCTCACCAACTCCCATGTCAAGTGCTAGGAACTCATATTACCCTTCAGTGAGCGGTAGTttcaataataataatgaGCAGTCATCAAGAGCGTCAGATTCAAGTCTGCCGCCTCATAATAATACACCGCCAGTCCTACGACGACCAACCGATAGTTCAGCTAATTCCATCTTAGGTCTAACAGGGCAGGTTGTGGTTCCGCCAACATCGGAAAATTCATTACCTCCCCTACTGCACACCAACGGTGGCAATTCGCCTAATGAAAGCGGAACAAATGATACAGATCAGCCTTCAACTGATGCTCCAAAACTACCACCATTGCCACCGGCATCAAAGTTATACAATAGGTCGGATCGTGACAATTCCAGCGACACGAGCCATAGCTTCGTCTATATTCCTCCATATTCAAGAGGAAAGAGGCCGATCGTATCCCCATTCATACCTAAGAAGCCGTACATGAATCATTTACCGCAAAAGAGACAACTTTCGAGCAACTCACAACACACAATTAATGGCAACAACATTGATAATGGAAACGGAGCCAATGCTCAAACATTAGGCGTTTCGGTGTCGGATGCCCCCGCAAGCTCCACACATTCCGACGATTTTATAGACTTGACGTCCGACTAA
- the STE14 gene encoding protein-S-isoprenylcysteine carboxyl O-methyltransferase (similar to Saccharomyces cerevisiae STE14 (YDR410C); ancestral locus Anc_5.510) yields MSDHDVDNGIQLNKPYADVEKNPLDQVSFTAFCLGIVLGIFLGSLMIIKLKNFNFYIISLCIFHFLEYYITARYDSSKVNLDSFLLNNGSAYLICHIIAIIETLVEYVYEPDFKADNESAFSKTVVRLGYLCMFVGQFVRSLAMATAGSSFSHIVQQERQSDHVLVKHGIYSWSRHPSYFGFFYWAVGSQMILLNPVSFVLFSVILWRFFNQRIKVEEAYLIRFFGDEYIQYKSQIPVRIPFIK; encoded by the coding sequence ATGAGCGATCATGATGTCGATAATGGGATTCAATTAAACAAACCGTATGCAGATGTGGAGAAGAATCCCTTGGATCAGGTTTCTTTTACGGCCTTCTGCCTTGGAATCGTGCTAGGAATTTTTCTAGGGTCACTGATGattatcaaattgaagaatttcaatttttacATTATTTCTTTATGCATATTCCATTTTCTTGAGTACTATATTACAGCGAGATATGACTCTAGTAAAGTCAATTTGGACTCCTTTTTGCTCAATAATGGTTCAGCATATCTAATATGTCATATAATAGCCATTATAGAGACTCTGGTCGAGTACGTTTATGAACCCGACTTCAAAGCTGACAATGAATCAGCATTTTCAAAAACTGTCGTAAGGTTGGGTTACTTATGTATGTTTGTGGGCCAATTTGTGAGATCTTTAGCGATGGCTACCGCAGGTAGTTCCTTCTCGCACATAGTGCAACAGGAAAGACAGTCCGACCATGTTCTGGTGAAACATGGAATATACAGTTGGTCAAGGCATCCAAGTTATTTTGGGTTTTTTTACTGGGCCGTCGGCAGTCAAATGATTTTACTTAATCCAGTCTCCTTCGTACTGTTTTCAGTCATACTAtggagatttttcaatcagAGAATAAAGGTTGAGGAAGCCTATTTAATCAGGTTCTTTGGCGATGAGTACATCCAGTATAAAAGCCAAATTCCTGTGAGAATTCCTTTCATTAAATAA
- the VPS71 gene encoding Vps71p (similar to Saccharomyces cerevisiae VPS71 (YML041C); ancestral locus Anc_5.511) produces MLVEEINKKTYDPSVYYTSLDSQTSSHARSKVSKSLGSSRSSKRVNYSLADLENKLYTQKQDAADDSNQSRDSTILDKFTQQEIIQSKKRYMELDTENQKELVDVPSLLSAITGINRNKIDTGNSNPSSVRQKNKIEIPKTIHLSYRSTKPPVPKRKNTNRVVALKKTLSSRRPLQSYLETLDQVNKSIIYHNVANKKYFKVLPVITICSVCGGYDSISSCVQCGNKICSLRCFNLHNETRCIHR; encoded by the coding sequence ATGctggttgaagagatcaataAAAAGACTTATGATCCAAGCGTTTATTACACTTCATTAGACTCACAGACTTCGTCTCATGCCAGAAGTAAAGTGAGCAAATCACTTGGGTCATCTCGTTCAAGCAAGAGAGTTAATTATTCATTGGCTGATCTGGAGAACAAACTATACACACAGAAGCAGGATGCAGCAGACGATTCCAACCAGTCTAGGGACTCAACCATACTAGATAAGTTCACTCAACAAGAGATTATCCAATCGAAGAAACGATATATGGAGCTTGATACAGAGAATCAGAAGGAACTAGTAGACGTCCCCTCTCTTCTAAGTGCTATTACGGGTATCAATAGAAACAAGATTGACACGGGCAACAGTAATCCTTCCTCAGTCAGACAAAAGAATAAGATTGAGATCCCCAAGACTATTCACCTCTCCTACAGATCGACAAAGCCTCCCGTGCccaagagaaagaacacGAATAGAGTAGTGGCCTTGAAAAAGACTCTCTCCTCACGAAGGCCGTTACAAAGCTACCTAGAGACTCTGGACCAAGTGAATAAGAGTATTATCTACCATAATGTGGCGAACAAGAAGTATTTCAAAGTGCTACCAGTGATCACCATTTGTTCCGTGTGCGGTGGCTACGATAGTATCTCAAGTTGTGTACAATGTGGTAACAAGATCTGCTCGTTAAGATGCTTCAATTTACACAATGAGACTAGATGTATCCATCGTTGA
- the CAT2 gene encoding carnitine O-acetyltransferase CAT2 (similar to Saccharomyces cerevisiae CAT2 (YML042W); ancestral locus Anc_5.512), whose amino-acid sequence MKTYRGRLMQLPLTRRMSSSSQRFPILQRFPFETQNGEHYWAYKDNEAHRSTRANYKGDTFSQQSKLPSLGVPELEQTISKYLQTIKPYCSESSEYARQELLCKDFVDNLGPVLQKRLVEFASNKRNWMSELWDNQAYLEYNDPVTPYVSYFYSHKPLPTSHRSIDSDPLLKATAIVVTVSRIIESLKDESLPAEIVKDSPFCMNSFHLMFNTSRLPGLPQDNRDTNVFYSIYENNYIVVAYKGNFYKLITHDPHTAKPLEPNAIWTQFYSIVNEKSAHLNIETNSGVGLLTTLARDQWRSAYRDLVKNPLSKESLEVIHKAAYLVALDDSIPVTLEEKSRNLWHGNGFNRYFDKSLQFIVAQNGSSGCMNEHSKMDGTPTCFLNDYVCRQISKLNPETFTKAVHRSAKEHEVTHLPFLITPAVKEWINVAQDSFNAEILQHDLRVWHYNRLGKKFIKKNGMSPDAFIQQVIQLAVYKYLGKQLPTYEAASTRRFFKGRTEAGRPVSEPSHDFVTAWENPKSSTSEKVSLLKKSAKFHSDYLKAAAAGQGVDRHFFGLKNMLTSTDSVPPLFTDSLFNYSSTWLISTSQLSSEMFDGYGWSQVNDNGFGLAYMLNNDWLHINIVNKPLASGLSVDRLHYYLNVAADEIHDALIAEEGLKAKL is encoded by the coding sequence ATGAAAACTTACCGTGGACGTCTTATGCAATTACCCTTAACTAGAAGAATGTCTTCGAGCTCGCAGAGATTTCccatcttgcaaagatttCCTTTTGAGACGCAAAATGGTGAACACTATTGGGCTTATAAAGATAACGAAGCTCATAGGAGCACAAGAGCGAATTATAAGGGTGATACCTTTTCCCAGCAGTCGAAGTTGCCCTCTCTGGGAGTCCCCGAATTGGAGCAGACTATAAGCAAGTATTTGCAAACGATCAAACCTTATTGTAGTGAATCATCGGAATATGCAAGACAAGAATTGTTATGTAAGgattttgttgataatttggGACCCGTTTTGCAAAAAAGATTAGTTGAATTTGCTTCAAacaagagaaattggatgTCTGAATTATGGGATAATCAAGCATATTTGGAGTATAACGATCCCGTTACACCTTATGTGTCGTATTTTTATTCTCATAAACCTTTGCCTACAAGCCACAGGTCTATTGATTCGGATCCATTGTTGAAAGCTACTGCTATCGTTGTTACTGTCTCACGGATCATcgaatctttgaaggatgaatCTCTTCCTGCAGAGATTGTCAAGGATTCCCCCTTTTGTATGAACAGTTTCCATCTAATGTTTAACACAAGTCGTTTGCCAGGTTTGCCTCAGGATAATCGCGATACGAACGTTTTTTACTCGATCTACGAGAACAACTATATTGTTGTCGCATACAAGGGTAATTTTTATAAACTTATCACTCATGATCCTCATACTGCCAAGCCCCTGGAGCCTAATGCCATCTGGACTCAGTTTTATTCTATCGTGAACGAAAAGAGTGCCCATCTTAACATCGAGACAAATTCTGGTGTTGGTCTATTGACGACTCTTGCGCGTGACCAGTGGCGCAGTGCGTACAGAGATCTTGTTAAGAACCCTCTGTCGAAGGAATCCCTAGAGGTTATTCACAAGGCTGCTTATTTGGTTGCGTTGGATGATTCTATCCCTGTGacacttgaagaaaaatcgaGGAACTTGTGGCATGGGAATGGGTTCAACCGGTACTTTGACAAATCTTTACAGTTTATCGTTGCACAAAATGGTTCGTCTGGCTGCATGAACGAGCATTCGAAGATGGATGGTACGCCTACTTGCTTCTTGAATGACTATGTGTGTCGGCAAATCTCAAAGTTGAATCCAGAAACGTTTACAAAAGCAGTGCATAGAAGCGCGAAAGAACATGAAGTAACTCACTTGCCCTTCCTAATTACACCTGCGGTGAAAGAGTGGATTAACGTTGCGCAAGATTCCTTCAATGCAgagattcttcaacacGATCTGCGTGTTTGGCATTACAACAGATTGGGTAAgaaattcatcaagaagaatggtATGTCACCGGATGCCTTCATTCAGCAGGTAATTCAACTCGCGGTGTACAAATATTTGGGTAAACAGTTGCCCACTTATGAAGCAGCTTCCACTAGAAGATTCTTTAAGGGACGTACCGAGGCAGGTAGACCAGTATCTGAACCATCCCACGATTTTGTCACCGCATGGGAGAACCctaaatcttcaacaagtgaAAAGGTTTCactgttgaagaaatcggCCAAGTTCCATTCTGACTACTTGAAAGCTGCCGCAGCAGGCCAAGGTGTGGATCGTCATTTCTTTGGTCTAAAGAATATGCTGACCTCAACTGACTCAGTACCACCTTTGTTCACAGATTCCTTATTCAACTACTCTTCCACTTGGTTAATCTCAACCTCACAACTATCTTCCGAGATGTTTGACGGGTACGGATGGTCTCAAGTCAACGATAATGGGTTCGGTCTCGCTTACATGTTGAACAACGATTGGTTACACATTAACATCGTCAACAAGCCACTAGCCAGTGGTTTAAGTGTAGACAGGCTACACTACTATTTAAATGTGGCAGCAGATGAGATTCACGATGCGTTGATCGCAGAAGAAGGGCTCAAGGCCAAATTATAA
- the DFM1 gene encoding Dfm1p (similar to Saccharomyces cerevisiae DFM1 (YDR411C); ancestral locus Anc_5.513), with protein sequence MANNIHGLGHSGSDGFRSELVRALYNIPVVTRYLISAVVVVKVITRLFVTPNNYVYYKFSDMLKYAQFWRPFTSSIMLHPEPMAAMLEFYTLYSRSSQLELRRQRLDYVFYMVFCIIVMSLMVPLWYGSSNTVILTSGFITCLTYSWSLDHLNVNVMVYGLFPIRGKFFPLIQLLIDFLFFGQWFPITVMGFLTAYLYCCLDTGTLGPLYGWATGASEYYGISPNGKFGAPQWLHRLLQASRNPSSVISARSGGRKLGFKDQETTIPTTVTTTSASRNSSTAAQRRAKTSIFPGSGQRLGN encoded by the coding sequence ATGGCTAACAATATTCATGGTTTAGGACACAGTGGAAGCGATGGGTTTCGCTCAGAACTTGTGCGGGCTTTGTACAATATACCTGTTGTGACTAGGTATCTTATCTCAGCGGTCGTGGTTGTGAAAGTTATAACTCGTCTATTTGTGACTCCCAATAATTATGTGTATTACAAATTTAGTGATATGCTGAAATACGCGCAGTTTTGGAGACCTTTCACATCGTCGATTATGTTGCACCCCGAACCAATGGCTGCCATGTTGGAATTTTATACCTTGTATTCGAGATCTTCGCAGCTTGAATTGCGCCGTCAGAGACTGGATTATGTATTTTACATGGTTTTTTGCATCATTGTGATGTCTTTGATGGTTCCTTTATGGTATGGAAGCTCTAACACTGTTATTCTGACAAGCGGGTTTATCACATGTCTCACGTATTCGTGGTCTTTAGACCACCTTAATGTGAACGTTATGGTTTACGGACTGTTCCCAATTCGGGGCAAGTTTTTCCCACTGATCCAATTGCTCATTGACTTTTTATTCTTTGGTCAATGGTTCCCGATCACCGTTATGGGGTTCCTCACGGCATACCTATACTGTTGCCTCGATACTGGGACTCTAGGACCACTCTACGGTTGGGCAACAGGAGCGTCAGAATACTACGGGATCTCCCCTAACGGGAAGTTTGGTGCACCCCAATGGCTGCACAGGCTATTGCAAGCTTCGCGCAATCCTTCCTCAGTGATTTCGGCAAGATCAGGAGGCCGCAAGCTTGGATTTAAGGACCAGGAAACGACCATACCAACGACTGTTACGACAACTtctgcttcaagaaactcaTCAACGGCTGCTCAACGTCGCGCAAAGACTTCAATCTTCCCAGGATCTGGTCAAAGACTCGGGAACTAA
- the RRP17 gene encoding rRNA-processing protein RRP17 (similar to Saccharomyces cerevisiae YDR412W; ancestral locus Anc_5.514), whose translation MPPSRSNRQILTQGKKYANKKLKKFGTDEVAFNKDDRLEYLTGFHKRKLQRQKKAREFNQEQDRLTRIEERKNMRDERKRQLEERLHDFKKGLDLAVSDDEEVEDKEEEWEGFSDDGDDESTEPSVKPILKTVYTDDSSVSVETLEPNDNFAYLAKVNNVNLSESEKILTQSISRAGKYAKFLGMADKDDKPKQKKKKFRYLTKNERKANQYKANANKRRR comes from the coding sequence ATGCCGCCATCTCGTTCAAATAGGCAGATCTTAACACAGGGGAAGAAGTATGCTAAtaagaagctgaaaaaatttggtaCAGATGAAGTTGCGTTCAATAAGGATGATCGGTTAGAGTATTTGACTGGGTTCCATAAGCGTAAGTTGCAAAGACAAAAGAAGGCTCGGGAGTTCAATCAGGAGCAAGACCGATTGACCCGAATTGAGGAGAGGAAAAATATGAGGGATGAGCGGAAGAGACAGCTTGAGGAACGTTTacatgatttcaagaaaggtcTGGACCTTGCAGTGagcgatgatgaggaagtaGAGGACAAGGAGGAAGAGTGGGAAGGTTTTTCAgatgatggtgatgatgagagtACGGAACCTTCGGTGAAACCCATTTTGAAGACAGTTTACACGGATGATTCATCGGTTAGTGTGGAAACACTGGAACCTAATGATAATTTTGCATACTTGGCCAAGGTGAACAACGTCAACCTCAGTGAGAGCGAAAAGATCCTTACTCAAAGTATATCGAGAGCAGGTAAATATGCCAAATTTTTGGGGATGGCCGATAAGGACGATAAGCCtaaacaaaagaagaagaagtttaGATACTTGACCAAAAACGAGAGAAAGGCCAATCAATACAAGGCAAACGCTaacaagagaagaaggtga